AATACTTTTGATCGTTCGGAGAAGTGGACATGAAACCGGACATCACAAGCGTCGCTGGCCGGGATGACTCGGCCATCGTGACGGCTCTGGCACTAATCCGGCGCGCCTGGTCTGCAACCCCTACCGTAGACGGCAGCCCATCGAAATGATAATTTGGTGCCTTATGACAATGCGCCGCGTGTTTGAGGGCGGCAGGAATGGCTCGAGCCCCAGGGGAGGGGTAAAGACTGAGCGCGCAGGCAACCGCTCAGAAAAGGAGGATCGAGATGCTCTTCGAGGTCAGACGCAAGCACGTAACCATCAAGCTGAGTGACCACAATCTGCTCAACGCGGTGGTCCGTGGAGAAGAAACCCAGGGGTTGTGGCTCACGCCGGGTGAGGATACCTCAGTGCCGGAATTCCCTGCCGGTGTGCAGGAGCCGATCATCTTTGTTCCTTTTAACCAGATGGTCTGGCTGGTCACTTCTTCCGTTCGCCCGCCTGACATTTAGGATTCAGGGTTTTTCGCGGGCGCCGCCGGACACAGGCTGGCAAGGGGGGTCTTCGGCAGGACCGGCAATTTCGCCGCCTTAGACGCCCTGATTATTTTCTGGAGATGCGCCGCCTGAAACGTCAACACGGGACCACCGGCGGTCCACTGCCTTCGCAGAGTCCCCGCCGCACAGATCGCGGTTGCCCGCGATCCATGCGACGCCAGCGATTGTCCCTCATCGGCCAAAATTGAAATTCAGTGAAATGAAGTCCTGCACGCGGTAGCCGTTGTCCACCAGCACCACGTTCTCGCCAAGGATGAAGTAGCGATAGCTGGGCGGTGGCGGCGGCAGCTCTTCCAGCATGACTACGGGCACCGGATGGCAATATGCCCGGTAGCGAGGCTCCACGACGTACCCGTAACCGACGACCACTCCGCGTGGCGCGGGCCCACGGAACCAGTGCTCGTCGTTGTGTTCGCGCACGTAGGCCACAAAGCCGCGCCGGTCGTTGTCATAAAAGCGGTAATGTCCAGCGCGATCGTGGTCCCAGCCCCGGTGCAGGCCGTTGTCATGGTGCTCGTGTTTGCCGTGGTGCTTCCAATCTTTGTCCTTGTCCTTGTCGTGGCCGTGGCCGTGGTCATGCTGGTCATACGGGCGATACGGCTGCGCCGCCCAGCCTGCCATAGAGCCGGAGCCCAGCGCCACGCCCGCGCCCACCAACGCCACCATCAAAAGCCGCTGAAATTTCTTCATATCTGTCTCTCCTTCGACCCGCCATGGAAGCCTTTTTCGGGAAAAGGGCAGTGAATGGCCAGGTATATCGTGGAGCGAATGCTCCCTGCCCCCTCCCCAGGTTCCCAATTTGCACCAGAAGGTTATTAACTGTCAAAGAACTATCGTACCAGTCCCATCCCCCGTTGGTGGTATAGAGGATAAACCATGATGGTTCTGTCACTTGCTGGAATATTATGCGGGACATCGGGCCGCGGCCTCATGGCCCTTTCTGTAGTGGGAGTATGCCACACGGTTTGATCCAACCGAGAGTTCGTTGTTGGGTCAACAAGCAGATACGACAGAGAAAATCATAAACCTATTGCGAGGTATCGATCCGCGCCGTAGTTTCCATTACGTATCGCGAAGCCATTGTGGAGTGCGGGAGCTTGATCCCGTCTTCTGCCCGCTGCAGGCCCCATGGGAGAGGCCGAAAATTGGAGCGCCAACGAAGAGGCCGGGCACAAAGCGGCCGCAAGCCGCCGCACTCCATACCGCGTAGGTATGCAGCGGTTCACTAGACGCACTACACTAGAAGCTGAACCTCAAAAACAGGTTGATGGTGCGATTGGCTGATTGGTTGTTGAAGAATCCGCCCGCGAGCGAGTTGGAACGGCCGAACAGGGGAGACGTGATGTTGCCCACCGGCGTCCCAAGATTCACCTTGTTGAAGGCGTTGTTGGCCATGACGCCCAGCTCAAGCTGATATTGGCGGCTGCTGGAGCCGCCGAAGCGGGGCCCGCCGCCTCCGCTGCTCAGCCCGCGGCCGCCCAACCCTCCGCGACCGCCCTCGCGGCCACCGCCGAACCCGCCTCGGCCTCCTCCGGTTTCCTTGCCAAACCCGAAGGTCTTGGAAAGCCGCGCGTTCATCGAAAATTGGCTGGGGCCAAAGAAATTATTGACGGGCACAAGCTGATCGCCGGCAACCGGATCGATGTTAAAAATCCCCAGTGACGTTTGCACACAGGTAGCGCACATGCTTGTGGCCAGGGCTGGCCGATCGTTGAAGATGGAATCTCCGTTCAGGTCCTGTCCGAGGGTGATGTTGTAAGGACGGCCGGAAGTCATCACCATAAAGGGGCTGAAGCTGAACCCATAGGGCAATCCGACGGACCCGCCCACGAAAAATCGGTTGCGGGTCGCCCATGCAGCCGTTCCGTAACTCTGAGAAAGATCATATTGGTTCATCGGAAAGCTGGCGCCCGCGCTTTCTCCTAATCCGCCGCCAAACCCGGGTCCGCCAGAGCCGCCCGATCCTGCATTGGCGTTCGCATAGCTGAGCGTGTAAAAGCCGAAGAGCGAAAGCGCAGGTCCCATTCGGATGTTGAAGTTGGCAATCAACTGGTTCTCATTGTACAGACCAGCGGATTCATATTGATAAATATTTCCCACATCTCCGAAAGGCCGGACGCCGCTGGACGGGTCCGCGGGATCATAGGTGCCGGGCAGCGGCGCGTTGATGTTGCGTGCCAGGAGCTGGTGGATTCCGTGCGTTGTGACATAGGTGACCGAGGTTTTGATGTTCCGGGTTAGCTGCCTTTCCAGCCCCACCGCGCCCTCAATCACATAAGGCGTCTGGTAGTTCCGAGCAATCTGGTAGATGGTGGGGAAGGTCGCGGAACCGGCCAGCGTATTCAAGGGTGGGATATCGCCGGGGAAGAAGTCCGGCGAATTGACGATGTATTGTTGCTGGTTGATGCCGTTCAACTGCTCTGCTTGAAGGATGTTGCCCACGTCAAACCGGTCGTAGAAGATTCCCGCGCCTGCTCTCAGGACGGTTTTGGGAGCGCTTCCGTTTCTGCCGATTCCCCAGGCGAAGCCCAGGCGGGGCGCCACGTCAAAATGGTCGCTGATGTGGTTCTGTCCCTCAAAGCGCAGGCCCAGCGTCAGCGAGGCATTGGGGCGCATCCGCCAGGTGTCCTCGGCGTAAAGGCCAAAGTCAATTCGGTTGGCCGTGGCAGCCGGGTTTCCTGCGGTGATGGCAAACTGCCGGGCGCCTCCTCCTGCGGCGATGATCTGAGCGTCCGTCAGACCTGCCGCGAGACCTTGCTGATAAACTGAATAACTGTCAATTCCCGTAAAGGTGAAACTGCCGTTGTAGCCGCTGGTGGTGTTTACCGCTTCGTTCATATAGCGCACGCGGCCGCCATAGGTCAACGCGTGTTTGCCAAGATTTGTCGAGGTCAGGCTCTGGAATTCGTATTGGTTCCCCGTGCTCAACTGTGTCCCGGCGCTGCTGCCGCCGCCGGTGAAAGCGCCGATGACGTCGAGAGACGGGTCCGTGCTCAAGGGAGCCTGGCGATCTTCGGAATGGCGATACTGGAAGCGGGCCTGGGTGACGGTGCGCGTGCTGATCACCTGGGTGTCGCTGATCTGCGCCATGTTCTCGGCGCCTGTCGAGTTTTGGCCCACTGAGGGAAGCTGGAATTGCCCGATGCCTGAATTCGTATTGTCGTTCGACCAGCGCTGATAACGAATGGACAGCACATTGCTGCTGCTCAACTGCAGGTCCACGCGCGGGCTGATGTTCAATCTCGATGAGGGGCTGGGGACGGCTTCGGTGAAGGCGGTCCCTGCCGGGTTAAAGTTTGGGGCCGGGACGACCGCGTTCACAATGGATGAGTTGTCCGTGCTGCGGCGGAACACCGAGAAAAAGAATGAGGCTTTCTTGCTGAGCGGCCCGCCGAAATCGCCCCCTATCATGTCGGAATGGTTGTCCGGCTGCTCCGCCACAAAGGGATTTCTGGAATTAAGCGCCGAAGTGTTGCCGAAACTGAAGATGCCGCCATGATATTTCTGGAATCCCGGCTTGGTGGTGATGTCAATCCGTCCATAGCCCAGCCTTTCATACTGCGCCGAGAAAGGATTCTGGTTGACGCGAACTTCCAGGATGGCGTCTTTGGGCGGCAACTGGCCTCCGGAGAACCCGTCGATATAGATTTGCCCTCCATTCGGTCCCGCCGCGGGACCTGCCAGTTCCTGGAGCTCCGTCTGTAATTCGTCGGGATCGTCGGAAAGCGATTTCAAGGCCTCGCCCTTCAGCACCACCGCGCCGACGTTGTTCTCAGGGCTGACGCTTAACTGCTCCCCTTCGCCTTCGACGGTAACCTGTTGCTTTTCCATGGTGAGGGCGAGTTGAGCGTTCACAAGCTGCGGGTGGCCCGGAGCCACCTGAATGCCGGCCTTCGTGAAGGTTGAAAAGCCCTGGGTGCTGATGGCCACCGAATATGCGCCCGGCGGCAGATTGTGAAAGGCGTAGCGCCCTTGTTCGTTGGTCTGTGCCGTCTTCGTCGCGTGGTCCGGGCCCGTGAGGGTGACGGTCGCCGCAGGGATTGCCGCCCCGGACGGGTCCGTAACCTGGCCGCTCAGAGTTCCGCTTCCCGACTGCGCAAAAGCTGCGGCGTACAGGCAGAACAACGCCAGCAGTGTCAAAAAGGGCCGGCTGAATTTTCTAGAAAACCCGATTACCATCGTGAACCTCCACAAACGCTCTCGAACAACTGCATCAACCCGCCCTTTGCGGAATGTCTGGCTGTGCCTGGGGACTAAAGCTATGGAAAGCCGAACCCTGACCTGTCCGTGACGCCCGGCCCTTGGCTGTGCAACCCGTTTCATGGGTCTACTTGCCGAACTGCTCTTACTGTTGGCCTAAGACGGTGTAGCCGGGATGGCGGTTGCGCTCGAATTGTTAAATCCATGTAAAACCGGGCTGTGACTCCGAGGCGAACCGTAGGGTCCTGCCCTATGGTTAACGGCGCCAGGGGCCAGTCGGTGGTGGGCAAGACAAGGCAAAACATGGACTGAAATAAGTCTTTCTACCGGGGAAGAGGACCTTCCGGCGGCTAGCGTGCTTTGCGGGCCAGGTAAACCGTGCGCTGGCCGGGAAAGATCCTCCATTCGCGCGCGAAGGCGGCCTGGTCCCAGGCTCGAATGGTGCTGAAGCCGGCGCGGCGAAGGCTTTGGCGGACTTCGGCTGCGGTCCAGGCCACCTGCTCCACGCGCTCAACAGTCCGCTGCCAGCTTTTGCCCTTGCGAATGAACCACTCGGCGTTGCTCCAACCTTTGCGGCGACGCCGGTCGTAGCCGCCGTGCATCACCAGGACAACTCCAGCCAGCCCCAGCCGCCAGGTACCCGTCCAGGCCTTCTCAAACGCCAGCCGATTGTTCACGTCAAAAAAGAACCAGCCGCCCGGGCGCAACGCCCTCGCCACCGCGTGGGCCACGCGATCAAGATCGGACTTTCGCGGCACGTGGTTGACCGCGTCGAATTCGCACGTCACCAGGTCCACGGCTTCCGGCAGGCGAAAGCTGCGCATGTCGCCGTGCAGCACGGTCAGGCGGACGCCCTTCTGCCGCGCCTTCTGCCGGGCCAGCCTGCACATGGCCGGTGAGGCGTCAACGCCATACATGCGGATGCCACGCCGGGCCAGCGCAACGGCCGTGGTTCCTGTCCCGCAGGCGAGGTCGCACGCCGACTCCGCGCGCCGCACGACGTCCCCCAGCAGATGCCGCCGCACGCGCCCCATCGGCGCCCGCAGCGGCTCGAACAGCCGGTCGTAGTAAACCGCCAGCAGCTGGTAAGGAGAATCAGCCATAGCAATGTCCGCGCCCGGCTGCGCTGGCCGGCTTCCTGTCCCGCTTGATTTTGGCATTCCTCTTGCCCCTGGAGGAGAGTCAAGATCCCTTGGGGTGGCTGCGGCTCCCCGGCACGCTTCCCTCATTCCCTGGCTCAGAGGTCACGCCAGAAACGCACGCCGTTCCGAATATCACGGTTCCCTCGCCCCCTTGGGGGAGAGGGTGGCGAGCGACGCGAGCCGGGTGAGGGGGTAGCGAGGCCCTGCGCATTGTCACGGACCCGGCGTGAAGCCCCGCTAGAAAATCCCGTTCTCGTTGGGGGATTCGTCCGGCACGTCCTGAGAAGCTTCCCACTCCTCCACGATCAGATCGCCTTCGAACCGGAAAATGTGAATCACCGACCAGTGGGAGTCCGGCGCGAGCGCCACTCTTCCGTGGATGGCAACCAGGTTTCCTTCCTCGACGGCGCGCAACATCTGGTAGGTCTTGCCGGGAAACTGTTTTGCATTTTCTTCCATGCCCTTAAGCAGCGATTGCCGGTCACCTTTGAAGTATGCATTGTGATGACGAAACTGCGGATGTATGTGCTTTGCATAAGCCTCCTGCACTCTGCCCGATGAAGCCAGCTTGAGAAATGACTCGGCGATTTCTTTCCTGGTCATGTCTGGTAGCCTCCCCGATTCAGACATTATCGCGCTTTTTGCGGCAGCGGAGAGTTTCCTCATCTGAAGGTACAGGAAGCTTTCCTTTTTAGCACAAGACGGCGGCCTCTGCTGTGGAAATTTCCGCTGCAGGTGCCGGAGCGGACCTATAGAGGGCCGGTTCATAAGCGCCGTCCCCCCACAATTCGGAATCGGTCAAAACTTTGGTAACATGACATGGGGCCGGGATACATTTCGTTCGTGACCGCATATAAACTCCGCGTCCGGCGAGCGGTACGCACCTGCCCAGAAAAACTGAGGATTGAGGCAAGACCTGTGAATCACCTGGAGGGCCGGCAGGGTGACGCTGCCCAGACCTGGTACAAGGACGCCATCATCTATCAGCTCCATGTCCGAGCTTTTTGCGACAGCAACGGCGACGGCATCGGGGATTTCAGGGGCCTGACGCAGAAGCTTGATTACATTCAGGAATTGGGGGCCACGGCCATCTGGCTTCTCCCTTTTTATCCCTCGCCTCTGAAAGATGACGGATATGACATTTCTGATTACTACAGCGTGCATCCCAGCTACGGGACGCTGGATGATTTCAAGCTGTTCATGGAACAAGCCCACTCGCGCGGCTTAAGGGTGATCACGGAGCTGGTAGTGAATCACACTTCGGACCAGCATCCCTGGTTCCAGCAGTCACGCAGTTCGCCGGACAACCCTTATCGTCACTGGTATGTCTGGAGCGACACGGATGACCGTTACCGCGACGCGCGGATCATTTTTGTGGACACGGAAATGTCCAACTGGGCCTGGGACCCTGTCTCCAGGGCGTACTACTGGCACCGCTTCTTCGGCCATCAGCCCGACCTCAATTATGACAATCCCGAAGTCCGCGAGGAAATCTGGAACGCCATGAAGTTCTGGCTGGAGATGGGCGTGGACGGCTTCCGGCTGGATGCCGTGCCTTACCTCGTGGAGCGCGAAGGGACCAATTGCGAAAACCTCCTCGAAACCCACGAGATCCTCAAGACGCTGCGCAAACGGCTCGACGAAAATTTCCCCAACCGGATGCTCCTGGCGGAAGCCAACCAGTGGCCGCAGGACCTGGGTCCTTACTTCGCGGACGGCGACGAATTTCACATGGCATTCCATTTTCCGCTGATGCCCCGCATGTTTATGGCCATCAAACTGGAGGACCGCAAGCCGATCATTGAAATTCTCCAGCGCACCCCGCAGATTCCCGAGAATTGCCAGTGGGGCATCTTTCTTCGCAACCACGATGAGCTGACGCTTGAAATGGTGACGGACGAAGAACGCGACTATATGTACGATGTATACGCCATGGACAGAATGATGAAGCTCAACGTGGGAATCCGCCGCAGGCTGGCGCCTCTGCTGGACAATGACCGGCGGCGCATCGAACTGATGAACGGAATGCTGCTGTCGCTGCCCGGCACGCCGATCATCTACTACGGCGACGAAATCGGCATGGGCGATAACGTCTATCTCGGAGACCGCAACGGCGTCCGCACGCCGATGCAGTGGAATGGCGGGTGGAACGCGGGCTTTTCGATGGCCGACCCGGAACGCCTTTTTTCTCCTTTGATCTCCAACGCCGTTTATGGCTACCAGGGCGTCAACGTACTGTCGCAGCAGCGTTCTGAGCATTCCCTGTTGTCCTGGATGCGGCGGATCGTAAAACTGCGAAAGATAAGCTCGGTTTTTGGACGAGGAACCATCGAATTCCTGGATCCCGAAAATCACCGGGTGCTTGCCTACATCCGGCAGTGGGAAAACCAGCGCATCTTGATCGTCAACAACCTCTCAAGTAGCGCCCAGGCGGCCGAGCTCGACCTCAAACCTCTGCGCGGCTTTATCCCTATTGAACTGTTCGGAGGCAGTCCGTTTCCCCGAATCGGAGAGCTTCCTTACCTCTTGACATTGGGCCCGTACCAATTCTACTGGTTTCGCTTGCGCCGGTTCTAGGGCCCCGGACGCCGGCAGCGTTGCAAAGGGTCCTTAAGGAGCAGCATTGGCCGAGGAACTTTTTCTCTCCGACGAGTTTATCCGCAAGCTCACGGCCGTGGGCGAGGTGGACATCCTCGTCGGAGTGCCCACGTTCAACAATCGCCGCACCATCGAACAGGTGGTCAATGCCATCCAGTTGGGGCTGGTGAAGTATTTCCCTCGCGAGCGCGTGGTGCTGATCAACCCGGACGGCGGGTCCAACGACGGAACTCCGGAGGCGGTCAGAAACTCCTCCATCCTGGACTTTCGCACCCTGCTTTCTTTAAGCCCGTTGCGTACCATCCACCGCATCACCACCACGTATGGCGGCGTGGACGGCCGCGGCAGCGCCTGGCGCATCATCATGGCCGCTGCAGACCTGCTGCGCGCCAAAGCCTGCGCCGTGGTATCGCCCGATCTCGAGAGCATCTCTCCCGAGTGGATCGAAGCCCTGGTCCGTCCCGTCTACAAGGAACACTGTGACATGGTCACACCCATCTACCATCGGCATAAATACGATGGCATGCTGGTCAACAACATCATCGCGCCGGTTATCAGCGCGGTTTATGGCGTGAGGGTCCGCGAGCCCGTGGGCGGCGAAATTGGGTTCTCCGGTCGGCTGGCGTGCCGGTTCCTGGAACAGGACGTCTGGCATGAAGAATTTGTGCGGGCCCATTCCGAAATCTGGATGATCACTCGGGCGATTGCGGACGGCTGCAAGCTGTGTCAGTCGTTTCTCGGGCCCAAAATCCATGCCCCGGAAGCTTCCAGCCAGAATATTGTCGCCACCATTCAGCAGGCCCTGGGTACGCTCTTCCGCTGCATGGAGAGCCAGGAGGACTACTGGCTTCCGCGCACCGAGGCCCCGCAGCCGGTGCCTGTCTTCGGCTTCGAATACAGTTCCGGGGTCGAGCCGCGGCGCTTCAACAGGAAAAAGCTGCTCGCCATGTTCCAGAACGGCGTCAGCCAGTTGACTCCGGTGCTGGAATCCATCCTTTCGGCAGAGACGCTCGCGCAGGTCCGCGATGTTGCGCAACAGAATGGAACGCCCTTCCGCTTCCCAGACGAACTCTGGGTGAAGATCGTTTATGAATTCGCCGCTTCTTACCATCACTCGGTCATCAATCGGGAGCACCTTCTCCAGGCCTTGACGCCCCTCTATCGCGGCCGGATCTATTCGGTGGTCCTGGAAAACCAGCGAGCTGACAGTGAGCAGATCGAGAAAAGGCGTGAACTTCTGAGCGAGGAGTACGAAAAGCAGCGCCCTTATCTGGTGGAGAACTGGACCCGGAAACCGTGAGGTGAATTATGGGACAGCTTATTCTGAATACCCTGAGTCAAACGTTGGGCAATTTCTTCAGCGCGCTCACCTTGTTCCTGCCGCGGGTCCTCTCGATGGTGGTCGTCATCGTGGCAGGCTTCCTGATCGCCCTCGTCCTCAAGTTGATCGTCCGCAGAATCTTTGGCATCGCTGGCTTCCGGAAATACTGTGACTCGGCGGGCCTCACCCAGATGATGCGCAAGGCTGCTTTGCCCCCTCCAGTCGACTTGCTGGGCCAGCTCATTTTCTGGGTGGTCTGGATTGTTTTCATCGTTCTGGGTGTCGATGCTCTCGGCATCGGGGCCCTTCGCGAGCAGATTTCCAGGTTCTTTCTCTTCCTGCCCCAGATTTTCGTGGCGCTGGTCGTTCTGTTCATTGGATTGCTGATTGCCAATTTCTTTTCGCGGGCCACCTTGCTGGCCGCCGCCAATGCCAATTATCCTTCGGCAAGGCTGCTCGCCACCCTGGTCCGATTGCTCATCATCATTTTCTTTGTCACGATGGCGCTGGAACAGATCGGCCTGGGGCGCCGAGTGGTCCTCATCGCCTTTTCCATCGCCTTCGGCGCCGTCATGATGGGTACTGCCATCGCCTTTGGACTGGGCGGCCGCGATGTGGCCAGGCGATTTCTGGAAAGGCAGTTTACGGATAAAGAAGAACCCACCGAGAAGGACGAAGAAATTTCCCCGCTCTAAGGCCCGCGCAGAATCCAGGGCCCGCGCACGGCTCACGCTCCGCGCCTCTTCCCATGCGCGCAACGCAGGTGGTGACTCAGTTTGGTTGCGGCCTTGTGGCACGGCCATCCCGTTCGCTGCGCTCAGGGCGGGCCTGGCCGTGTCATTTCACGGAAGCATGGGCGAGGACGCCCGTGCCACGAATCAAACTGAATCACTACCGCAGGGTAACTGCCCCATTTCGCTGCTCTCTCGACCTGATATAATGGTTCGGCGGAGGCATTCAATCGAGAAATGAAATTAGGGATTGATTTCGGGACAACCCGGATTGTGGCCGCATTTGTGGACCGCGGCAACTATCCTGTGGTCGTCTTCGAAGCGCCGGACGGAAATTCGCTGGAATGGTTTCCGCCCCTGGTGGCCGTCAAGGGTGGCGAGCGGCGCTACGGCTGGGAGGCATGGGCCGCCCAGGAAGAGCCGGGCTGGACGGTGGTCCGTTCCCTCAAGCGCGGGCTCGATTATGCCGGCCCCGGCACGCTGGTCCAGATTGGCGATCAGCAAATCCCGATGTGGAACTTGCTCCACGAGCTGTCGCTGGCCCTCCGAAAGGCGCTGCTCGAAAGCTCCACGCTGCCGTCTGGCGGGGACGAGACCCTCGACGTGATGCTGGGCGTGCCCGCAAACGCCAACAGCAACCAGCGTTTCCTCACGGCGGAAGCCTTCCGCCAGGCGGGCTTCAACGTGCTGGGCCTGTTGAATGAACCTTCAGCCGCCAGCATCGAGTTCGGCCACCATAAGCGCACTTCGCACCAATTCAGTGAAAAAATGCGCATCCTGGTGTACGACTTGGGCGGTGGGACCTTTGACGCCTCGCTGGTGGAACTGGACGAGCGCGAGCACGTGGTTATTGCTTCTGAAGGAATTCCCACGCTTGGCGGCGACGATTTTGACGAAGTGCTCGCCGGGCTCGCTCTCGAGGCAGGCGAGATCAGCGTCATCGACCAGGACAGCCTCTCGCAGGCCGAAATGTTCCGCCTGCACGAAGAGTGCCGCCAGAAGAAGGAGGGCCTGCACCCGAACACGCGGCGGATTGTGCTCGATCTCGGCAACGTGCGTCCCGGCTGGCCGCAGGTGACGGTTGCCATCGGCGATTTTTATGAACGCAGCCGGCCGCTGGTGGAAGAAACGCTGCACGCCACGGAAGATCTGCTCGAGGCGCAGGGCCTCGCTTCCGGCGGCGACGGCGCGAAGCAAGGCGAGCAGCCGCGGCTGGAAGCCTTATATATGACCGGCGGAGGCAGTGAGCTGCCGCTGATTGGCCGCATGCTCCGCGACACTTTCGGCCGTCGCGTTCGGCGATCGGCTCATACGCGGGCCGCCACGGCCATCGGACTGGCCATCCAGGCGGACGCCACCCAGGGCTACGTTTTGCGCGACCGATTCACCCGCCACTTCGGCGTGTGGCGCGAGGCTGAGGCGGGCCATCGAATCATCTTCGATCCTCTGTTCGCCAAAGGCACGCCGCTGCCCGGCCCGTCCGATCCTCCGCTGCTCAATTCGCGGCGCTACTATCCTGTCCACAACATCGGCCATTTCCGGTATCTCGAGTGTACGCACCTTACCGATGACGGCCGCCCGGCGGGAGACATCACCATCTGGGACGACATCCGCTTTCCCTTCGATCCGTCGCTGCGCGATAATGCTGCGCTGGACCAGGTAACCGTGGGATACCTCACCAATGGCCATCGCTGCGAGACGGAGGAAAGCTACGCCTGCGACCGCGGCGGGACAGTGACAGTGACCATCGCCAACCTGCCGGAAGGCTACAACCGAAGTTACCGGCTGGGACGCTGGGCAACTTCAGAGGCGCTGGTGGTGCCAGGCCGTAAGAAGCCGCGCAGCCGAAAAGAAAAAAGACCCGGGCAGTGATTAATTTAATGGCTGGTGGGTGGCGCAGATATCGCGCTATTCGCGATGTCTGCGTTTCAGGCGGCTCGAACTTGTTTACGTACTGTCCGCGCCGTCTCAAGTAAATGACAAGCCCTCTCCCAGGGGAGAGGGTGGTTCCGCCTGGCGGAACCGGGTGAGGGGGTTTTGCCATCATCGAGCCAATCACCTAGCCCTCTAGCGCGGACCTCCGCATTTGAGGTCCGCGGTTGCTCTCTGAGGAAAACAAAATGCGAATAGCCATTGGCGCCGATCACGCCGGCTTTATGATGAAGGAAGAACTTGCCGCCGAGGTTCGCAAACTCGGCCACGACCTCCTTGACGTAGGGGCGCGCCACGCCGATCCATCGGACGATTATCCCGACTTTGCCGAGGCGGTCGGCAGGGCCCTCATGGAGGGCAAAGCCGAGCGCGGGGTGCTTATCTGCGGCAGCGGCGTCGGGGTCTCGGTGGCCGCCAACAAGATGCCGGGAATCCGCGCCGCGGTCTGCCACGACGCCTATTCGGCCCACCAGGGAGTCGAGCATGACAACATGAACGTGCTGGTGCTGGGCAGCCGCATCATCGGCCCGGAACTCGCCCGCGAACTCGTTCGAACTTATCTCGCCGCCCGGTTCTCAGGCGAAGAACGCCACTGCCGCCGCCTGGCGAAAGTGGACGATATCGAACACCGCTATCTTGCTTCCAAATCAGCCCCCTGATCTCCCCTGGCCGGCAACTCGGCAGGCCCGCCCGCCCATCCTGGCGGCCCACAACACACTCTTTGCAGCCCCAAGACAAAATCCTGACAACTGCGCGGAGCCAGGACGGTAGAATCGTGTCAAATGCAGCTCAAAAGGGTGTGGTTAGTTTATCCACACGGGGGTATGGGATGGCCAAAAGAATGCCGGATCCTTCTTCGACTCTGCGCCTGGCCGGAGCGGAGGTCACCGCCTGCGACGGCTTAACGTTTGCATTTACGTGCGAAACACTCTCCGATGGCACTCCGAGGACGATCTACGCGAACGTCAGGATCATGAACAGCGGCGAAGTGAATGTGTGCGATTACGAAGTCCGGAGAGGGCAGGTTCCCCGCATGGACCGCGAACCGCCCATGCTCTTTCCGGACAGCGACGGTTTGGACGAAAGCACCCTTGAGGGCTATTGCCTGGCTGACTTTGTCAGTCGCACCCAGTAGGCCGGCGTATAGGACGCCGTCAGACGCGCCGACCGGGCGTTGCGCGAAATGGAACAGACATCTGAAGGTCCAGGCTCGATCTTCGGC
This window of the Terriglobia bacterium genome carries:
- the treS gene encoding maltose alpha-D-glucosyltransferase, with product MNHLEGRQGDAAQTWYKDAIIYQLHVRAFCDSNGDGIGDFRGLTQKLDYIQELGATAIWLLPFYPSPLKDDGYDISDYYSVHPSYGTLDDFKLFMEQAHSRGLRVITELVVNHTSDQHPWFQQSRSSPDNPYRHWYVWSDTDDRYRDARIIFVDTEMSNWAWDPVSRAYYWHRFFGHQPDLNYDNPEVREEIWNAMKFWLEMGVDGFRLDAVPYLVEREGTNCENLLETHEILKTLRKRLDENFPNRMLLAEANQWPQDLGPYFADGDEFHMAFHFPLMPRMFMAIKLEDRKPIIEILQRTPQIPENCQWGIFLRNHDELTLEMVTDEERDYMYDVYAMDRMMKLNVGIRRRLAPLLDNDRRRIELMNGMLLSLPGTPIIYYGDEIGMGDNVYLGDRNGVRTPMQWNGGWNAGFSMADPERLFSPLISNAVYGYQGVNVLSQQRSEHSLLSWMRRIVKLRKISSVFGRGTIEFLDPENHRVLAYIRQWENQRILIVNNLSSSAQAAELDLKPLRGFIPIELFGGSPFPRIGELPYLLTLGPYQFYWFRLRRF
- a CDS encoding class I SAM-dependent methyltransferase, with amino-acid sequence MPKSSGTGSRPAQPGADIAMADSPYQLLAVYYDRLFEPLRAPMGRVRRHLLGDVVRRAESACDLACGTGTTAVALARRGIRMYGVDASPAMCRLARQKARQKGVRLTVLHGDMRSFRLPEAVDLVTCEFDAVNHVPRKSDLDRVAHAVARALRPGGWFFFDVNNRLAFEKAWTGTWRLGLAGVVLVMHGGYDRRRRKGWSNAEWFIRKGKSWQRTVERVEQVAWTAAEVRQSLRRAGFSTIRAWDQAAFAREWRIFPGQRTVYLARKAR
- a CDS encoding nuclear transport factor 2 family protein; translated protein: MTRKEIAESFLKLASSGRVQEAYAKHIHPQFRHHNAYFKGDRQSLLKGMEENAKQFPGKTYQMLRAVEEGNLVAIHGRVALAPDSHWSVIHIFRFEGDLIVEEWEASQDVPDESPNENGIF
- a CDS encoding carboxypeptidase regulatory-like domain-containing protein, yielding MVIGFSRKFSRPFLTLLALFCLYAAAFAQSGSGTLSGQVTDPSGAAIPAATVTLTGPDHATKTAQTNEQGRYAFHNLPPGAYSVAISTQGFSTFTKAGIQVAPGHPQLVNAQLALTMEKQQVTVEGEGEQLSVSPENNVGAVVLKGEALKSLSDDPDELQTELQELAGPAAGPNGGQIYIDGFSGGQLPPKDAILEVRVNQNPFSAQYERLGYGRIDITTKPGFQKYHGGIFSFGNTSALNSRNPFVAEQPDNHSDMIGGDFGGPLSKKASFFFSVFRRSTDNSSIVNAVVPAPNFNPAGTAFTEAVPSPSSRLNISPRVDLQLSSSNVLSIRYQRWSNDNTNSGIGQFQLPSVGQNSTGAENMAQISDTQVISTRTVTQARFQYRHSEDRQAPLSTDPSLDVIGAFTGGGSSAGTQLSTGNQYEFQSLTSTNLGKHALTYGGRVRYMNEAVNTTSGYNGSFTFTGIDSYSVYQQGLAAGLTDAQIIAAGGGARQFAITAGNPAATANRIDFGLYAEDTWRMRPNASLTLGLRFEGQNHISDHFDVAPRLGFAWGIGRNGSAPKTVLRAGAGIFYDRFDVGNILQAEQLNGINQQQYIVNSPDFFPGDIPPLNTLAGSATFPTIYQIARNYQTPYVIEGAVGLERQLTRNIKTSVTYVTTHGIHQLLARNINAPLPGTYDPADPSSGVRPFGDVGNIYQYESAGLYNENQLIANFNIRMGPALSLFGFYTLSYANANAGSGGSGGPGFGGGLGESAGASFPMNQYDLSQSYGTAAWATRNRFFVGGSVGLPYGFSFSPFMVMTSGRPYNITLGQDLNGDSIFNDRPALATSMCATCVQTSLGIFNIDPVAGDQLVPVNNFFGPSQFSMNARLSKTFGFGKETGGGRGGFGGGREGGRGGLGGRGLSSGGGGPRFGGSSSRQYQLELGVMANNAFNKVNLGTPVGNITSPLFGRSNSLAGGFFNNQSANRTINLFLRFSF